A stretch of the Enterobacter mori genome encodes the following:
- a CDS encoding AraC family transcriptional regulator gives MRDTPTSDHLELITLNDTVVSFSRLFANTVRYHHWHQCLEILYVEEGFGVAIVDNRHYTMRPGRLFFFPPFTLHKVMVDAQAEAIYRRTIIHLDHHAVLKNLRDFPQTRQRLERLSRRGGEAWVADLAHCQHHVAHLLGCYQSPMNSEAIAGLLIGLFAMLPDDRDGTPGSSQGIASQVMFWLDEHYREKFRLDALAEELGKSRSYVSRKFHAETGEKIHDYLNTLRLRKACESLLHTDYSVRDIAAQTGFSDVTWFISAFKKGIGETPLQYRKNHRAV, from the coding sequence ATGCGCGACACGCCAACGTCCGATCATCTGGAGCTGATTACCTTGAACGACACCGTGGTGTCGTTCAGCCGCCTGTTCGCCAATACCGTGCGTTACCACCACTGGCATCAGTGTCTGGAAATTCTTTATGTGGAAGAAGGGTTTGGCGTCGCGATTGTCGACAACCGGCATTACACCATGCGCCCCGGGCGGCTGTTTTTCTTCCCACCCTTTACCCTGCACAAGGTGATGGTGGACGCGCAGGCGGAGGCCATTTACCGGCGCACCATCATTCATCTCGATCATCACGCCGTGCTGAAAAACCTGCGTGATTTCCCGCAAACCCGGCAGCGACTGGAGCGGCTTTCACGCCGCGGCGGTGAGGCGTGGGTCGCTGACCTTGCGCATTGCCAGCACCATGTCGCTCATCTGTTGGGCTGTTATCAATCGCCCATGAACAGCGAGGCCATTGCCGGGCTGCTGATCGGCCTGTTTGCCATGCTGCCCGACGATCGCGACGGCACGCCGGGCAGCAGCCAGGGGATCGCCAGCCAGGTGATGTTCTGGCTGGATGAGCATTATCGGGAGAAATTCCGCCTCGACGCGCTGGCCGAAGAGCTGGGGAAATCGCGCAGCTATGTGTCGCGAAAATTCCATGCGGAGACGGGCGAGAAGATCCACGACTATCTGAATACGTTAAGGCTGCGTAAGGCCTGCGAGAGTTTGCTGCATACCGATTACAGCGTTCGCGACATCGCGGCGCAGACGGGGTTCTCCGACGTGACGTGGTTCATCAGCGCATTTAAAAAAGGGATTGGCGAGACGCCGCTGCAGTACAGGAAGAACCATCGTGCGGTCTGA
- a CDS encoding MurR/RpiR family transcriptional regulator — translation MIRKVDVYGDRFRSRANQLTPRLLLVARYINENRETVMEQTAMEIATLLNTSDATVVRAIQALGFAGLRDLKQTLEQWFGPVVTSSEKMSTTVNTLTSDVNTSIDFVLEGHRHTCEVLSEPHNRYAMAQAVSLLAQARQVAIFGIGASGILADYTARLFSRMGLPAIPLNRTGIGLAEQLIALQRGDVLIMMAQKSAHREGQTTLREAKRLGIPTLLLTNATDSRFSKEASVVIHVPRGGEKGKIPLHGTVLLCLEMIILSVASTEPQRTIKSIKRINELHRGLKPGKKSG, via the coding sequence GTGATCCGCAAAGTCGATGTCTACGGTGACCGCTTCCGTTCCCGGGCGAACCAGCTCACGCCGCGGCTGCTGCTGGTGGCGCGCTATATCAATGAGAACCGGGAAACGGTCATGGAGCAGACGGCGATGGAGATCGCGACGCTGCTTAATACCTCGGATGCTACCGTCGTTCGCGCTATCCAGGCGCTCGGTTTTGCCGGATTGCGCGATCTGAAGCAGACGCTTGAGCAGTGGTTCGGCCCCGTGGTGACCTCCAGCGAGAAAATGTCTACCACGGTGAATACGCTGACCAGCGATGTGAATACGAGCATTGATTTCGTGCTGGAAGGGCATCGGCACACCTGCGAGGTGCTGTCTGAACCACACAACCGCTATGCGATGGCGCAGGCCGTGTCGCTGCTGGCACAGGCAAGGCAGGTCGCTATTTTTGGCATTGGCGCATCCGGTATTCTGGCCGATTACACCGCCAGGTTGTTCAGCCGCATGGGACTTCCCGCGATCCCGCTCAACCGCACCGGGATAGGGCTTGCCGAACAGCTTATAGCGCTTCAGCGCGGCGACGTGCTGATCATGATGGCGCAGAAATCCGCGCACCGGGAAGGACAGACCACGCTGCGCGAGGCGAAACGTCTCGGCATTCCGACCCTTTTGCTGACGAATGCCACGGACTCGCGCTTCAGCAAAGAGGCCAGCGTGGTGATCCACGTCCCGCGCGGCGGTGAGAAGGGCAAAATCCCGCTGCACGGCACGGTGCTGCTGTGTCTGGAGATGATTATTTTATCCGTCGCCTCTACCGAGCCGCAGCGCACCATTAAGTCGATAAAGCGCATCAACGAGTTACATCGTGGATTAAAGCCGGGGAAGAAAAGTGGTTAA
- a CDS encoding FecCD family ABC transporter permease, which produces MMRASLAFLVFTLLLAMGAIAHLGIGARFIAPRTVVDAFFHFDPRNFDHNVIIRLRLLRLFAAMVTGAALGVAGVLLQSVIRNPLGEPHILGLNAGAALAVVIASALGLSLPFGRPLIAAVGAAALFLLVLTFSSSGRTGLTPMKVTLCGVAMSAFASSVTAAILILDEQTLLAMRTWLAGDLAGLSAGTIGSAAGVAVVGFTLALWLSPSLNMLALGDRMAQGLGVSLLKTRLFALLAIALLCGAAVSIAGPIGFIGLVVPQLIRRLVTVDIRATVPLSALCGALVLLLADIAARTLFTPYELATGVMTALVGAPVFIFLASRMFK; this is translated from the coding sequence ATGATGCGCGCTTCTCTGGCATTCCTTGTATTCACATTGCTGCTGGCGATGGGCGCGATTGCGCATCTGGGCATCGGGGCGCGCTTTATCGCTCCCCGGACGGTAGTGGATGCATTCTTCCATTTCGATCCGCGCAATTTCGACCATAACGTGATTATCAGGCTCAGACTGCTGCGTCTCTTCGCTGCAATGGTGACAGGCGCCGCGCTCGGCGTGGCGGGCGTGCTGCTGCAGTCGGTGATCCGCAACCCGCTCGGCGAACCGCATATCCTGGGGCTGAATGCCGGGGCGGCGCTGGCGGTGGTGATCGCCAGCGCGCTTGGGCTGTCGCTGCCGTTTGGTCGCCCGCTGATTGCTGCCGTCGGTGCCGCGGCGCTTTTTCTGCTGGTGCTGACGTTCTCCTCGTCCGGTCGCACCGGGCTTACGCCGATGAAAGTCACGCTGTGCGGCGTGGCGATGTCGGCATTTGCCTCATCGGTGACTGCTGCGATATTAATCCTTGATGAACAGACGCTGCTCGCCATGCGCACCTGGCTGGCGGGAGATTTAGCGGGGCTCAGCGCCGGGACGATAGGGAGTGCCGCAGGGGTTGCTGTCGTTGGCTTTACGCTGGCGCTGTGGCTCTCGCCCTCGCTCAACATGCTGGCGCTGGGTGACAGAATGGCGCAGGGGCTTGGCGTCTCATTGCTGAAGACGCGCCTGTTCGCACTGCTGGCGATTGCACTACTCTGCGGCGCGGCGGTCTCCATCGCCGGACCGATTGGTTTTATCGGCCTTGTGGTGCCACAGCTGATCCGCCGCCTGGTGACGGTGGACATTCGTGCAACGGTGCCGCTTTCGGCCCTGTGTGGGGCACTGGTTCTCCTGCTGGCGGATATCGCCGCCCGCACGCTGTTTACGCCGTATGAGCTGGCAACCGGCGTCATGACCGCGCTGGTCGGCGCGCCCGTCTTTATCTTCCTGGCGTCGAGGATGTTCAAATGA
- a CDS encoding ABC transporter ATP-binding protein: protein MAHNTTKPGLVLENLSAGYHKKIIVDDISLAIPQQKMTVLVGANGCGKSTLLSTIARLLQPLGGSVVLDGKAIHEQPTKAVARQLGILPQSPLLPEGLTVFELVSRGRFPWQNFMRQWSDEDELAVEEALRLTGTAGFAHLPVESLSGGQRQRCWIAMALAQQTPYILLDEPTTYLDLRYQVEILELLHTLTRQHGRTVVVVLHDLNFAVNYGDSLVFLRQGKVEGVLHEGDTCTPSLIKTVFDVDVHMSVNPLTGKPFFMPFRKVAEQP from the coding sequence GTGGCGCATAACACGACAAAACCGGGACTGGTTCTGGAGAATCTTTCTGCGGGTTATCACAAAAAAATCATCGTTGATGATATCTCCCTCGCGATCCCGCAACAGAAGATGACCGTTCTGGTGGGAGCGAACGGCTGTGGCAAATCCACGCTGTTGAGCACCATCGCACGCCTGCTACAACCGCTTGGCGGCAGCGTCGTGCTGGATGGCAAAGCCATTCATGAACAGCCGACCAAAGCGGTCGCCCGTCAGCTTGGCATTTTGCCGCAGTCTCCGCTGTTGCCGGAGGGGTTAACCGTCTTTGAACTGGTTTCGCGCGGGCGCTTTCCCTGGCAGAACTTTATGCGTCAGTGGAGTGATGAAGATGAGCTGGCGGTGGAGGAGGCATTACGCCTGACCGGAACGGCAGGGTTTGCTCATCTGCCGGTTGAAAGCCTGTCCGGCGGTCAGCGTCAACGCTGCTGGATCGCCATGGCGCTGGCGCAGCAAACGCCGTATATCCTGCTGGATGAACCCACGACGTATCTCGACCTTCGTTACCAGGTTGAGATCCTGGAGTTGCTGCACACCCTGACGCGCCAGCACGGGCGCACAGTGGTAGTGGTGCTGCACGATCTCAACTTCGCCGTGAACTACGGCGATTCGCTGGTCTTTTTACGCCAGGGCAAAGTCGAGGGCGTATTACATGAAGGCGACACCTGCACGCCGTCGCTGATCAAAACGGTGTTTGACGTCGACGTACATATGTCCGTTAACCCGCTAACCGGAAAGCCGTTCTTTATGCCGTTTCGAAAGGTCGCTGAACAACCATGA
- a CDS encoding iron-siderophore ABC transporter substrate-binding protein encodes MRVLLTMLLLVGFVASAAEPTQTFTDDLNRNVVVPVHPKRIVSLHDLDITIPLIELGVPPVASHGRTRPDGSHFLRSSGMLTGVDFDNSDIKFIGTADIDIEAIAAAKPDLIITEPTRNTPVEQLEKIAPTVSIDHLDGGAPEIYRKLAQLTGTQARLKILERRYQEQIKALKATVDTRTLTVSVIQANQGKINAMHSYHSLGRVLRDAGFKFPPLIESIPDGGRIDVSAERLPELDADFVFATWRGDTGGKPQDELAAMDAVMPGWCQFLNACRTGHYVLISREEAISNSFASLGLMAAQVQSQIAGRPLPEASR; translated from the coding sequence ATGCGCGTACTTTTGACAATGCTGTTGCTGGTAGGGTTTGTGGCGAGTGCGGCGGAACCGACGCAGACGTTTACAGATGACCTGAACCGCAACGTGGTGGTGCCGGTGCATCCGAAGCGGATCGTCTCGTTGCATGATTTGGATATCACCATCCCGCTGATTGAGCTTGGGGTGCCCCCGGTTGCCAGCCATGGCCGCACCCGACCGGACGGCAGCCATTTTCTGCGTTCCAGCGGCATGTTAACCGGCGTCGATTTTGATAATTCCGACATCAAATTTATTGGCACTGCGGATATCGACATTGAAGCCATCGCCGCCGCGAAGCCGGACCTGATCATCACCGAGCCGACCCGCAACACGCCGGTAGAACAGCTGGAAAAAATAGCCCCGACGGTGAGCATCGATCACCTCGACGGCGGTGCGCCCGAAATCTACCGCAAGCTGGCGCAGCTCACCGGTACGCAGGCGCGGCTGAAGATTCTGGAGCGTCGCTATCAGGAGCAAATCAAGGCTCTGAAAGCGACTGTCGATACCCGCACGTTAACCGTGTCGGTGATTCAGGCCAATCAGGGAAAAATCAACGCCATGCACAGCTACCACTCGCTTGGACGCGTGCTGCGCGATGCAGGATTCAAGTTCCCACCGCTGATTGAGAGCATCCCGGACGGTGGGCGTATCGACGTCAGCGCCGAGCGCCTGCCTGAGCTGGATGCCGATTTCGTTTTCGCCACCTGGCGCGGCGATACCGGCGGCAAGCCGCAGGACGAGCTGGCGGCGATGGACGCGGTGATGCCGGGCTGGTGTCAGTTCCTTAACGCCTGCCGCACCGGGCATTACGTGCTCATCTCCCGCGAGGAGGCCATCTCGAACTCGTTCGCCTCGTTAGGCCTGATGGCCGCACAGGTGCAGTCGCAAATTGCGGGGCGTCCGCTACCGGAGGCGTCACGGTGA
- a CDS encoding glycoside hydrolase family 88 protein, with protein sequence MLSRIKEERLPAIAAPVDPRAFSDELSSARGHVLDLISRHLTEFGEQFPAETCKDGFYPLTDNVEWTTSFWTGQLWLAWEMSGEDKFRAMAEKHVRSFGLRIAGRNDTNTHDLGFLYTLSCVAAWRLTGNREARGFSLLAAEALLERFHEKAKIIQAWGDLSDPEQAGRMIIDCNMNLPLLYWATEQTGDPRFADAAKAHVMQAATYLIREDASTFHTYYMDVLTGAPRYGNTQQGYADDSCWSRGQAWGIYGFLLSYIYTGDETMIALSKRLANYFLNRLPEDYVCHWDLALVGTDALRDSSSAAIAVCGLLELVKHLPVTDPDRERYLEWAKGIMSSLTKQYLMGKDEKGNGLLKHSVYHLASNKGVDECASWGDYFYVEALVRFTQSWKSYW encoded by the coding sequence ATGTTAAGTCGTATCAAAGAGGAGCGCCTGCCTGCGATTGCCGCACCCGTTGATCCACGCGCGTTTAGCGATGAACTCAGCTCGGCACGCGGCCATGTCCTCGACCTGATTAGCCGTCATTTAACGGAATTCGGCGAGCAGTTCCCGGCGGAAACCTGTAAGGACGGTTTTTACCCGCTGACCGACAACGTGGAGTGGACCACCAGCTTCTGGACCGGCCAGCTGTGGCTGGCGTGGGAGATGAGCGGTGAGGATAAATTCCGCGCGATGGCGGAAAAGCACGTGCGATCGTTCGGCCTGCGCATCGCCGGGCGCAACGACACTAACACCCACGATTTAGGCTTCCTGTATACGCTCTCCTGCGTAGCGGCCTGGCGGCTGACCGGGAACCGTGAGGCGCGCGGCTTCTCGCTGCTGGCGGCGGAAGCCCTGCTGGAGCGCTTCCATGAAAAAGCGAAGATCATTCAGGCGTGGGGGGATCTCTCTGACCCGGAACAGGCCGGACGCATGATCATCGACTGCAACATGAACCTGCCGCTGCTCTACTGGGCAACCGAGCAAACCGGCGATCCGCGCTTTGCTGACGCTGCAAAAGCCCACGTGATGCAGGCGGCAACGTATCTCATTCGTGAAGATGCTTCGACATTTCATACCTACTATATGGATGTGTTAACCGGCGCGCCGCGCTACGGCAATACCCAGCAGGGCTACGCCGATGACTCATGCTGGTCGCGCGGGCAGGCGTGGGGGATTTACGGCTTCCTGCTGAGCTATATCTACACCGGCGACGAGACGATGATTGCCCTGTCGAAGCGGCTGGCGAACTACTTCCTCAACCGCCTGCCGGAAGATTACGTCTGCCACTGGGATCTGGCGCTGGTGGGCACCGATGCGCTGCGCGATTCGTCCTCGGCGGCCATCGCGGTATGCGGTCTGCTGGAGCTGGTGAAGCATTTGCCGGTCACGGATCCGGACCGCGAGCGCTATCTGGAGTGGGCGAAAGGGATCATGTCGTCGCTGACGAAACAGTATCTGATGGGCAAAGACGAGAAGGGCAACGGGCTTCTGAAACACTCGGTGTATCACCT
- a CDS encoding oligosaccharide MFS transporter — MKKTSTTNRTEYYKISSFIFLYFFTWSASIGLLAIWLGQKANLSGAVIGTVFAVNGIFSVILKPIYGYILDKIGMNKYLLYFVVAMSALMAPFFIYVYQPLLISNTMLGIAIGALYLSFAWYAGVAACESYSDRFSRLNGMEFGQIRMWGSLGWAVASSFSGLLFNLSPAYNFIMGSVTSVVMLIVLLSLKVNTNSVHAGEVLTKENIAPSDVYALLRSRKFWAFCLYVAGVAWMMFIAEQQFSRYFVTFFDDIHQGNAVFGYLGTVQSGMEFVMYMVIPLFVNFIGAKRGLLIVGLVVGARLIISGMCDSHLLISVLKPLYGLEICLLLVSVFKYIAEHFDKRVNATMYLLGYQAMLYVGNVVVSSPAGYMYDRIGFEQTYIIMGATALTFTLISAFTLSACQSKWRGSRTLNVAETSTR, encoded by the coding sequence ATGAAAAAAACATCGACAACCAACAGAACCGAATATTACAAAATCAGCAGCTTTATTTTTCTCTACTTCTTTACCTGGTCCGCCAGTATTGGCCTGCTGGCTATCTGGCTCGGTCAAAAAGCGAATCTCAGCGGGGCGGTGATCGGAACCGTATTCGCGGTGAACGGTATTTTCTCCGTTATTCTCAAACCCATCTATGGCTATATTCTTGATAAAATCGGCATGAACAAATACCTGCTCTATTTTGTGGTCGCCATGTCGGCCCTGATGGCGCCGTTCTTTATTTACGTCTATCAGCCGCTGTTAATCTCCAACACCATGTTGGGGATCGCTATTGGTGCGCTCTATCTGAGCTTTGCCTGGTATGCGGGCGTGGCGGCGTGTGAATCCTATTCTGACCGCTTTAGCCGCCTGAACGGCATGGAGTTCGGGCAGATCCGCATGTGGGGCTCGCTCGGCTGGGCGGTGGCGTCGTCCTTCTCCGGCCTGCTGTTTAACCTCTCGCCGGCGTATAACTTTATTATGGGCAGCGTGACCTCTGTGGTGATGCTGATTGTCCTGCTGAGCCTGAAAGTGAACACGAACTCCGTTCACGCCGGTGAGGTGCTGACCAAAGAGAATATCGCCCCTTCGGACGTGTATGCACTGCTGCGTAGCCGTAAATTCTGGGCTTTCTGCCTGTACGTGGCGGGCGTGGCGTGGATGATGTTTATCGCCGAGCAGCAGTTCTCGCGCTATTTCGTTACCTTCTTTGACGATATCCACCAGGGCAACGCGGTGTTCGGCTACCTGGGTACCGTGCAGTCAGGCATGGAGTTCGTCATGTATATGGTGATCCCGCTGTTCGTGAATTTTATTGGTGCCAAGCGCGGGCTGTTAATTGTCGGTCTGGTGGTGGGGGCGCGTCTGATTATTTCCGGCATGTGCGATTCTCACCTGTTAATTTCCGTGCTGAAGCCGCTGTACGGCCTGGAAATCTGCCTGCTGCTGGTCTCCGTCTTTAAATACATCGCCGAACATTTCGATAAGCGCGTGAATGCCACCATGTATTTACTGGGCTATCAGGCAATGCTGTACGTCGGTAACGTGGTCGTCTCTTCGCCTGCCGGATATATGTATGACCGCATCGGCTTTGAACAGACCTATATCATCATGGGCGCCACGGCGCTGACCTTTACCCTTATTTCTGCCTTCACGTTATCCGCCTGTCAGAGCAAATGGCGCGGATCCCGCACGCTGAACGTAGCAGAAACCTCAACCCGATAA
- a CDS encoding FecCD family ABC transporter permease yields MSRAGLRALRVGSLSALVRPKALACLALLSLVAVLLLSFGLTHGSLPIPASAIGRALFYPQTLEAETHYIVMDIRLPRLLMAVLCGAMLGMAGAAMQSITRNGLADPGLIGVKEGCSAAVLLLIFQFPALGLYWRPLVGMAGGLLTALLVVALARDIARPRFILTGIGVSWAFAAAMGVFMTTADVRDVQTAMLWLAGSLHAANWTLVGLAALWAAPAFALLLFTARAADVALLGNQAAAGLGVRITRLALLRVLAPVVLTAACVSCVGSMGFVGLIAPHMARLLLRGGQTALLTGSAVLGALLVLVADNVGRLAFLPLQLPAGIVISLIGGPFFLLLLWQRRDRF; encoded by the coding sequence ATGAGCCGGGCGGGACTGCGTGCGCTACGCGTCGGCTCCCTTTCGGCGCTGGTTCGTCCAAAAGCGCTGGCATGTCTGGCATTGTTATCACTGGTAGCCGTGTTGCTGCTCAGTTTTGGTCTGACGCACGGCTCGCTGCCTATTCCTGCCTCTGCCATCGGGCGCGCGCTGTTTTATCCGCAGACGCTGGAAGCAGAGACGCATTACATCGTGATGGATATCCGTCTGCCGCGCCTGCTGATGGCGGTGCTGTGCGGCGCGATGCTCGGTATGGCGGGGGCGGCGATGCAGTCCATCACCCGCAATGGCCTTGCTGACCCCGGGCTTATCGGCGTGAAAGAGGGCTGTAGCGCGGCGGTGCTGTTGCTGATTTTTCAGTTCCCGGCGCTCGGCCTGTACTGGCGACCGCTGGTTGGCATGGCCGGTGGGCTGCTGACCGCGCTGCTGGTGGTGGCGCTGGCCCGCGATATTGCCCGTCCGCGATTCATCCTGACGGGTATCGGCGTGTCATGGGCGTTTGCCGCTGCAATGGGCGTTTTTATGACCACCGCGGACGTGCGCGACGTGCAGACCGCGATGCTGTGGCTGGCGGGAAGCCTGCATGCGGCAAACTGGACGCTGGTGGGGCTGGCCGCGCTCTGGGCTGCCCCCGCGTTTGCGCTGCTGCTCTTTACCGCGCGGGCTGCGGACGTGGCGTTGCTCGGCAATCAGGCCGCAGCGGGCCTTGGCGTACGCATAACCCGGCTGGCGCTGTTGCGGGTTCTCGCCCCGGTGGTGCTGACGGCGGCCTGCGTCTCCTGCGTGGGAAGTATGGGGTTCGTGGGGCTGATCGCCCCGCATATGGCGCGCCTGCTGCTGCGTGGTGGGCAAACAGCATTGCTGACGGGAAGCGCCGTGCTGGGCGCGCTGCTGGTGCTGGTGGCGGATAACGTCGGGCGTCTGGCATTTTTGCCGCTACAGCTGCCGGCGGGGATTGTGATTTCACTGATTGGCGGACCGTTTTTCCTGCTGCTGCTCTGGCAGCGTCGGGACCGATTTTAG
- a CDS encoding DUF2264 domain-containing protein, whose protein sequence is MWVANKEKSNPLSSRRDVVAYLNAMLGALDKQFPPGSSRFSLGETCAHYATDIAQMEGLSRALWGLFPLMAGGEGEPWSEKYLDAIKLGTDPQGADYWGETDPYDQRLVEMAAYGLGLSLLGDKLLERFTERDVMNLHAWLSQITDAQMPDSNWNYFAIMVQLGFKRAGLPYDQRAIDHRFALMDAYYLGDGWYSDGPGRPKDYYISMAFHFYGLIYATLSGDEARADVLRERSRLFAEDFIYWSAADGASVPFGRSLTYRFAMVAFWSAVAFSGLEVFTPGIVKGIILRHLRWWQQQPITDRDGILTLGFAYPNLAMCEDYNSPGSPYWALKTYLILALPEAHPFWLADEEPLPALAEKHVIPHAQQILIHAEKSQHVTLLTAGQLELNNYVNTDAKYTKFAYSSRFGFTIERGRFGLKHAACDSMLLLADGDDYYRGRRECEAVRVDENYLYSRWSPWHDVHIDTWQIPFGEWHLRLHRINSARTLQTAEGGFAVMKTEHQIRERGCYLKAENGSSAIVDLSPVIARVPDSLVTPPNSSIMFPECAAIPLLKTDIPQGESWLCCAVFASEKQNIAARPLLNITQNQVEIREPGGERQLSFTL, encoded by the coding sequence ATGTGGGTGGCAAACAAAGAAAAATCAAATCCGTTGTCTTCACGCCGGGACGTGGTGGCGTATCTAAACGCGATGCTGGGCGCGCTGGATAAACAGTTTCCGCCGGGCAGTTCACGTTTTTCGCTGGGCGAGACCTGCGCGCACTACGCGACGGATATCGCGCAGATGGAAGGGCTTTCCCGCGCGCTGTGGGGGCTGTTTCCGCTGATGGCTGGCGGCGAGGGCGAGCCGTGGAGTGAGAAATACCTGGACGCCATCAAACTGGGCACCGATCCGCAAGGCGCGGATTACTGGGGGGAAACCGACCCCTACGATCAGCGTCTGGTGGAGATGGCGGCCTACGGTCTGGGGCTGTCCCTGCTGGGCGACAAACTCCTCGAGCGCTTCACCGAGCGCGACGTGATGAACCTCCACGCCTGGCTTAGCCAGATTACCGACGCGCAGATGCCGGACAGCAACTGGAACTACTTCGCCATCATGGTCCAGCTTGGATTCAAGCGCGCCGGGCTGCCGTATGACCAGCGCGCCATCGACCACCGCTTTGCGTTGATGGACGCCTACTATCTGGGCGACGGCTGGTACTCCGACGGACCGGGCCGCCCGAAAGATTACTATATTTCAATGGCCTTCCACTTCTACGGCCTGATCTACGCCACCCTAAGCGGCGACGAGGCGAGGGCGGACGTGCTGCGCGAGCGCTCGCGTTTGTTCGCGGAAGACTTTATCTACTGGTCCGCAGCCGATGGTGCCTCGGTGCCGTTTGGCCGCAGCCTGACCTACCGTTTTGCGATGGTCGCGTTCTGGAGCGCGGTGGCTTTTTCCGGGCTGGAGGTATTCACGCCGGGCATCGTGAAGGGCATTATTTTGCGCCATCTGCGCTGGTGGCAGCAGCAGCCGATTACCGATCGCGACGGCATTTTGACCCTCGGTTTTGCGTATCCGAACCTCGCGATGTGCGAGGACTATAACTCGCCCGGTTCGCCGTACTGGGCGCTGAAAACCTACCTCATTCTGGCGCTGCCGGAGGCGCACCCGTTCTGGCTGGCCGATGAGGAGCCGTTACCCGCGCTGGCTGAAAAGCATGTGATTCCGCATGCCCAGCAGATCCTTATCCATGCGGAAAAGTCGCAGCACGTCACCCTGCTCACCGCCGGTCAACTCGAGCTGAACAACTACGTCAATACCGACGCCAAATACACTAAATTTGCCTACTCCAGCCGCTTTGGTTTCACCATTGAGCGCGGGCGCTTTGGCCTTAAGCATGCGGCCTGTGATTCCATGCTGCTGCTGGCGGACGGAGACGACTACTACCGCGGCCGTCGCGAATGCGAAGCGGTGCGGGTGGATGAAAATTACCTCTACTCGCGCTGGTCGCCGTGGCACGACGTGCATATCGACACCTGGCAAATCCCCTTTGGCGAGTGGCATCTGCGTCTGCACCGCATCAACAGTGCACGTACGCTGCAAACGGCGGAGGGCGGTTTTGCGGTGATGAAAACCGAACACCAGATCCGCGAGCGAGGCTGTTATCTCAAGGCTGAGAACGGCAGCAGCGCGATTGTCGATCTCTCACCCGTTATCGCGCGCGTGCCGGACAGCCTCGTCACGCCGCCGAACAGCAGCATTATGTTCCCGGAGTGCGCCGCCATTCCGCTGTTAAAAACCGATATCCCTCAGGGAGAAAGCTGGCTCTGCTGCGCCGTCTTTGCCAGCGAAAAGCAAAATATTGCGGCCAGGCCGCTCCTGAATATTACGCAAAACCAGGTCGAGATCCGCGAACCTGGAGGCGAACGTCAACTGTCGTTCACATTATAA